The following are encoded together in the Arcobacter aquimarinus genome:
- the ilvA gene encoding threonine ammonia-lyase produces MITLNDIKEAKKRLTNTVSMTPLMKAPILSKEKNAEIFLKEDNLQLTGSFKIRGAFNRVAMLDEIRRKNGVVAASAGNHAQGLAFAAQHFNCEATIFMPEATPLTKVSGVKSYGANVVLTGENFDEAYATATKFAKENNKEFIHPFADDAVIAGQGTIALEILEKIENIDHIIVPIGGGGLISGIAIAAKAINPNIRITGVVASGARGMKDSFEARLPMDSSSVRTIADGIAVRDVTPKLLDIILEYVDEIVEVSDNETANAILFLLEKHKLMVEGAGAVATAAIMHNKVNVENEKVCAIVSGGNIDVTMLSLIIDKGLVKSFRKMNLIVTLMDKPGALMRLTEIFTECSTNIVQIDYDRNSVKLEFGEAHVTIALETKGEEHQELIRENLKQNGYRFKQI; encoded by the coding sequence ATGATTACACTAAATGATATAAAAGAAGCAAAAAAAAGATTAACAAACACAGTTTCAATGACACCTTTGATGAAAGCTCCTATTTTAAGCAAAGAGAAAAATGCAGAAATTTTTCTAAAAGAAGATAATTTACAATTAACAGGAAGTTTTAAAATCAGAGGTGCATTTAATAGAGTTGCAATGCTAGATGAAATTAGAAGAAAAAATGGTGTGGTTGCAGCAAGTGCAGGAAATCACGCACAAGGTTTAGCCTTTGCAGCACAACATTTTAATTGTGAAGCAACTATATTTATGCCAGAAGCAACTCCACTTACAAAAGTTTCAGGAGTTAAGTCTTATGGTGCAAATGTTGTTTTAACTGGTGAAAATTTTGATGAAGCATATGCTACTGCTACTAAATTTGCAAAAGAGAACAACAAAGAGTTTATTCATCCATTTGCAGATGATGCCGTTATTGCAGGACAAGGGACAATTGCATTAGAAATTTTAGAAAAAATTGAAAATATTGACCATATTATTGTACCAATTGGCGGTGGGGGTTTAATCTCAGGAATTGCAATTGCTGCAAAAGCAATCAATCCAAATATTAGAATCACAGGTGTAGTTGCAAGTGGAGCAAGAGGAATGAAAGACTCTTTTGAAGCAAGACTTCCAATGGATTCTTCAAGTGTTAGAACAATTGCTGATGGAATTGCAGTTCGTGATGTAACTCCTAAATTACTTGATATTATTTTAGAATATGTAGATGAAATTGTTGAAGTAAGTGATAATGAAACTGCAAATGCAATTTTATTTTTATTAGAAAAACATAAACTTATGGTTGAAGGTGCAGGTGCTGTTGCAACTGCTGCAATCATGCATAATAAAGTTAATGTTGAAAATGAAAAAGTTTGTGCAATAGTAAGTGGTGGAAATATAGATGTAACAATGTTGTCATTAATCATAGATAAAGGATTAGTAAAATCATTTAGAAAAATGAATCTAATCGTAACACTTATGGATAAACCTGGTGCTTTAATGAGATTAACTGAAATATTTACTGAATGCTCAACAAATATAGTACAAATTGACTATGACAGAAACTCTGTAAAGTTAGAAT